Proteins from one Ciconia boyciana chromosome 26, ASM3463844v1, whole genome shotgun sequence genomic window:
- the ANP32E gene encoding acidic leucine-rich nuclear phosphoprotein 32 family member E isoform X3 → MEMKKRINLELRNRAPEKVTELVLDNCRSSNGEIEGLNDSFKELEFLSMANVELTSLAKLPTLSKLRKLELSDNIISGGLEVLAERCPNLTYLNLSGNKIKDLGTVEALQNLKNLKSLDLFNCEITNLEDYRDSIFELLQQITYLDGFDQEDNEAPDSEDDDDDGDEDDDDEDEDEAGPPGEYEEEDDEDDGGSDLGEGEEEEEVGLSYLMKEEIQDEDDDDDYVEEGGDEEEEAEGIRGEKRKRDPEDEGEEEDD, encoded by the exons ATGGAGATGAAGAAGCGCATCAACCTGGAGTTGAGGAACCGGGCCCCCGAGAAg GTGACAGAGTTGGTGCTCGATAACTGCCGATCCAGCAACGGCGAAATCGAAGGCCTGAATGATTCATTTAAAGAACTTGAGTTTCTTAGCATGGCCAATGTAGAGCTGACATCGCTGGCCAAACTTCCCACGTTGAGTAAGCTCCGAAAG cTGGAGCTGAGCGACAACATCATTTCAGGAGGCCTGGAGGTCCTTGCAGAACGATGTCCAAATCTCACATATCTAAATCTAAGTGGCAACAAAATCAAAGATCTTGGCACTGTGGAAGCTCTT CAAAATCTCAAAAACTTGAAGAGCCTTGACCTGTTCAACTGTGAGATTACAAACCTCGAGGATTACAGAGACAGCATTTTTGAGCTGCTTCAGCAAATCACATACCTAGATGGATTTGATCAGGAAGATAATGAGGCACCGGACtcagaagatgatgatgatgacg gagatgaagatgatgatgatgaagatgaggatgaaGCTGGTCCTCCAGGAGAATatgaagaggaagatgatgaagatgatgGAGGTTCAGATTTGGGGGAaggtgaagaggaggaggaagttgGTCTTTCATACCTGATGAAAGAAGAGATTCAG GATGAAGATGACGATGATGACTATGTTGAAGAAGGAGgtgatgaggaggaagaag CAGAGGGCATTcgaggggagaagaggaaacgAGACCCTGAAGATGAAGGCGAGGAAGAGGATGATTAA
- the ANP32E gene encoding acidic leucine-rich nuclear phosphoprotein 32 family member E isoform X1, translated as MEMKKRINLELRNRAPEKVTELVLDNCRSSNGEIEGLNDSFKELEFLSMANVELTSLAKLPTLSKLRKLELSDNIISGGLEVLAERCPNLTYLNLSGNKIKDLGTVEALQNLKNLKSLDLFNCEITNLEDYRDSIFELLQQITYLDGFDQEDNEAPDSEDDDDDEGDEDDDDEDEDEAGPPGEYEEEDDEDDGGSDLGEGEEEEEVGLSYLMKEEIQDEDDDDDYVEEGGDEEEEAEGIRGEKRKRDPEDEGEEEDD; from the exons ATGGAGATGAAGAAGCGCATCAACCTGGAGTTGAGGAACCGGGCCCCCGAGAAg GTGACAGAGTTGGTGCTCGATAACTGCCGATCCAGCAACGGCGAAATCGAAGGCCTGAATGATTCATTTAAAGAACTTGAGTTTCTTAGCATGGCCAATGTAGAGCTGACATCGCTGGCCAAACTTCCCACGTTGAGTAAGCTCCGAAAG cTGGAGCTGAGCGACAACATCATTTCAGGAGGCCTGGAGGTCCTTGCAGAACGATGTCCAAATCTCACATATCTAAATCTAAGTGGCAACAAAATCAAAGATCTTGGCACTGTGGAAGCTCTT CAAAATCTCAAAAACTTGAAGAGCCTTGACCTGTTCAACTGTGAGATTACAAACCTCGAGGATTACAGAGACAGCATTTTTGAGCTGCTTCAGCAAATCACATACCTAGATGGATTTGATCAGGAAGATAATGAGGCACCGGACtcagaagatgatgatgatgacg AAGgagatgaagatgatgatgatgaagatgaggatgaaGCTGGTCCTCCAGGAGAATatgaagaggaagatgatgaagatgatgGAGGTTCAGATTTGGGGGAaggtgaagaggaggaggaagttgGTCTTTCATACCTGATGAAAGAAGAGATTCAG GATGAAGATGACGATGATGACTATGTTGAAGAAGGAGgtgatgaggaggaagaag CAGAGGGCATTcgaggggagaagaggaaacgAGACCCTGAAGATGAAGGCGAGGAAGAGGATGATTAA
- the ANP32E gene encoding acidic leucine-rich nuclear phosphoprotein 32 family member E isoform X2 has product MEMKKRINLELRNRAPEKVTELVLDNCRSSNGEIEGLNDSFKELEFLSMANVELTSLAKLPTLSKLRKLELSDNIISGGLEVLAERCPNLTYLNLSGNKIKDLGTVEALQNLKNLKSLDLFNCEITNLEDYRDSIFELLQQITYLDGFDQEDNEAPDSEDDDDDEGDEDDDDEDEDEAGPPGEYEEEDDEDDGGSDLGEGEEEEEVGLSYLMKEEIQDEDDDDDYVEEGGDEEEEEGIRGEKRKRDPEDEGEEEDD; this is encoded by the exons ATGGAGATGAAGAAGCGCATCAACCTGGAGTTGAGGAACCGGGCCCCCGAGAAg GTGACAGAGTTGGTGCTCGATAACTGCCGATCCAGCAACGGCGAAATCGAAGGCCTGAATGATTCATTTAAAGAACTTGAGTTTCTTAGCATGGCCAATGTAGAGCTGACATCGCTGGCCAAACTTCCCACGTTGAGTAAGCTCCGAAAG cTGGAGCTGAGCGACAACATCATTTCAGGAGGCCTGGAGGTCCTTGCAGAACGATGTCCAAATCTCACATATCTAAATCTAAGTGGCAACAAAATCAAAGATCTTGGCACTGTGGAAGCTCTT CAAAATCTCAAAAACTTGAAGAGCCTTGACCTGTTCAACTGTGAGATTACAAACCTCGAGGATTACAGAGACAGCATTTTTGAGCTGCTTCAGCAAATCACATACCTAGATGGATTTGATCAGGAAGATAATGAGGCACCGGACtcagaagatgatgatgatgacg AAGgagatgaagatgatgatgatgaagatgaggatgaaGCTGGTCCTCCAGGAGAATatgaagaggaagatgatgaagatgatgGAGGTTCAGATTTGGGGGAaggtgaagaggaggaggaagttgGTCTTTCATACCTGATGAAAGAAGAGATTCAG GATGAAGATGACGATGATGACTATGTTGAAGAAGGAGgtgatgaggaggaagaag AGGGCATTcgaggggagaagaggaaacgAGACCCTGAAGATGAAGGCGAGGAAGAGGATGATTAA